One genomic window of Pungitius pungitius chromosome 11, fPunPun2.1, whole genome shotgun sequence includes the following:
- the ubr5 gene encoding E3 ubiquitin-protein ligase UBR5 isoform X3, translating into MTSIHFVVHPLPGTEDQLNDRLREVSEKLNKYSYNSHPHLSLLEQATLKQCVVGPNHAGFLLEDGRVCRISFAVQPDRLELSKPDGGDVSKLSSGSGTGRSSRPGRTSDPPWFLSGSDTLGRLAGNTLGSRWSSGVNGGSGGGGSGGGAGGGGAGGGSSSGGGGSGGTGGGGGGGGTSGRSSTAARDSRRQTRVIRTGRDRGSGLLGSQPQPVIPASVIPEELITQAQVVLQGKSRSVIIRELQRTNLDVNLAVNNLLSRDDEDGDDGDDTASESYLPGEDLMSLLDADIHSAHPSVIIDADAMFSEEISYFGYPSFRRSSLSRLGSSRVLLLPLERDSELLRERESVLRLRERRWLDGATFDAERGSTSREGEPSLDKKNIPVQSPVSLGEELQWWPDKDGVKFVSIGAMFSELVAVSSKGELYQWKWSDPEPYRNAQSSSVHHPRVSFLGLANEKITLLSANSIRATVATETNKVATWVDDTLSTVASKLEHSAQAFPELQGERMVSLHCCALYTCAQLESSLYWWCSGSVHQSHTQNNRGVVPFSQRKKMLEKARAKNKKPKSSAGISSIPNITVGTQVCLRNNPLYHAGAVAFSVNAGIPKVGVLLESVWNMNDSCRFQLRSPESLKNMEKTTKTQEIKTETKPELVKTEMGPPPSPASTCSDTSSIASSASLPYKRRRSTPAPKEEEKVNEEQWPLREVVFVEDVKNVPVGKVLKVDGAYVAVKFPGTSSSMNNQTTAAPTDSDPSSLLQDCRLLRIDELQVVKTGGTPKVPDCFQRTPKKLCIPEKAEILAVNVDSKGVHAVLKTGNWVRYCIFDLATGKAEQENNFPTSNLAFLGQSERNVAIFTAGQESPIILRDGNGTIYPMAKDCMGGIRDPDWLDLPPINSLGMGVHSLANLPSNSTIKKKAAIIIMAVEKQTLMQHVLRCDYEACRLYLVNLEQAFLLDQGGQTLRALLDHRCDGNRNILHAAVSVCFPVSNKETKEEEEAERSERNTFAERLSAVEAIANAISVVSSNSSGNRTGSSSSRGLRLREMMRRSLRAAGLGRHESGPSSSDHQDPVSPPIAPPSWVPDPPPMDPDGDIDFILAPAVGSLTTASTGTSQGPSTSTIPGPSTEPSVVESKDRKANAHLILKLMCDSVVLRPHLRELLSAKDARGMTPFMLAVSGRAYPAAITVLEAAQKMSKVGDPGIAEKEDADTVFTEMICPLGTNPDDSPLYVLCCNDTCSFTWTGAEHINQDIFECRTCGLLESLCCCTECARVCHKGHDCKLKRTSPTAYCDCWEKCKCKTLIAGQKAARLDLLYRLLTTTNLVTTPNSRGEHILLFLVQTVARQSVEHCQYRPPRIREDRNRKATNAEDSDMPDHDLEPPRFAQLALERVLQDWNALKSMIMFGSQENKDPLSASSRIAHLLPEEQVYLNQQSGTIRLDCFTHCLIVKCAPDITFIDTLLGTLVKELQNKYTPGRREEAVTVTRRFLRSVARVFVILSVEMASSKKKNNFIPQPIGKCRRVFQALHPYAVEELCNVAESLIVPVRMGIARPTAPFTLASTSIDAVQGSEELFSVEPLPPRPSPDQSSSSSQTAASYIIRNPQPRRSSQSQPTRGRDEEQDDIVSADVEEVEVVEGVAGEEDHHDDQEEQGEENAEAEGQHDEHDEDGSDMELDLLAAAETESDSESNHSNQDNASGRRSVVTAATAGSEAGSRVSLAFPIFGASSVPAFFSEDDSQSNDSSDSDSSSSQSDDVDQETFLLDEPLERTTTASHANSAAQAPRSMQWAVRNTPSQRATGSAPSSTSTPAASSTGLIYIDPTNLRRSSAISSSAAAAAAALEASNSSSYLTSASSLARAYSIVIRQISDLMSLIPKYNQQVYTQYPAAVKLTYQDAVNLQNYVEEKLIPTWNWMVSIMDSTEAQLRYGSALSSAGDPGHPSHPLHASQHSARRERITAREEASLRTLEGRRRAATLLTARQGMMSARGDFLNYALSLMRSHNDEHSDVLPVLDVCSLKHVAYVFQALIYWIKAMNQQTTLDTPQMDRKRNREILELGLDNEDSEHENDDDTNQSSTLQDKDEDPVPAETGQNHPFFRRSDSMTFLGCIPPNPFDVPLAEAIPLADQPHLLQPNARKEDLFGRPSQGLYSSSYMATKGLADSSMDRNCLEVNMGSSLPSPSQILPTKMSYSANLKNVMSMETGQRSTGNDSLAEQALEASKPGPSPHDLAAQLKSSLLAEIGLTESDGPPLSTFRPHCSFMGMMISHDMLLGRWRLSLELFGRVFMEDVGAEPGSILTELGGFEVKESKFRREMEKLRNLQSRDLALEVDRDRDQLIQQTMRQLNTHFGRRCATTPMAVHRVKVTFKDEPGEGSGVARSFYTAIALALLSNDKLPNLDCVQSVSKGMQASSTCHHDYNSNLMQRLRNRDRERERRSGGLRAGSRRDRDRDSRRQLSIDTRPFRPSSEGNPSDEPDPLPAHRQALGERLYPRVHAMQPAFASKITGMLLELSPAQLLLLLASEDSLRARVEEAMELLIAHGRENGADSILDLGLLEAPEKAQQQENRKRHGSTRSVVDMELDDPDDGDDNAPLFYQPGKRGFYSPRPGKNTEARLNCFRNIGRILGLCLLQNELCPITLNRHVIKVLLGRKVNWHDFAFFDPVMYESLRQLIRHSQAGEADAVFAAMDLAFAIDLCKEEGAGQVELLSGGVNMPVTPLNVYEYVRKYAEHRMLVVAEQPLHAMRKGLLDVLPKNALEDLTAEDFRLLVNGCGEVNVQMLISFTSFNDESGENADKLLQFKRWFWSIVEKMSMTERQDLVYFWTSSPSLPASEEGFQPMPSITIRPPDDQHLPTANTCISRLYVPLYSSKQILKQKLLLAIKTKNFGFV; encoded by the exons GCTCCGCGAGGTCTCGGAGAAACTCAACAAGTACAGCTATAACAG TCATCCGCACCTTAGTCTGCTGGAGCAGGCCACCCTAAAACAGTGTGTTGTTGGTCCAAACCATGCCGGATTTCTCCTTGAG GATGGACGCGTGTGCAGAATCAGCTTCGCTGTCCAGCCCGACCGCCTGGAGCTCAGCAAACCGGATGGCGGcgatgt TTCAAAGTTGAGCAGTGGTTCAGGGACAGGAAGGAGCTCCAGGCCAGGCAGGACTAGTGATCCGCCCTGGTTCCTGTCTGGCTCTGACACACTGGGCAGACTGGCAGGCAACACCCTGGG GAGTCGCTGGAGCTCTGGTGTGAAcggaggcagcggaggaggcgGAAGTGGAGGTGGAGCTGGGGGAGGCGGAGCCGGGGGTGGCAGTAGTAGTGGTGGTGGCGGCAGTGGCGGCACTGGtggtggaggcggaggcggtGGCACGTCGGGGAGGTCGTCGACGGCAGCGCGTGATTCCCGCAGACAGACCAGGGTGATCCGTACAGGAAGGGACCGTGGTTCGGGCCTGCTGGGTAGTCAGCCTCAACCGGTCATACCAGCTTCGGTCATCCCTGAAGAACTTATCACTCAG GCCCAGGTAGTCCTTCAGGGCAAGTCCAGAAGTGTGATCATTAGGGAACTCCAGCGGACCAACCTTGATGTCAACCTCGCCGTCAACAACCTGCTGAGCCGGGATGATGAAGACGGAGATGATGGAGACGACACAGCCAGCGAGTCCTATCTGCCTGGAG AGGATCTGATGTCCTTGTTGGATGCAGACATTCACTCCGCCCACCCcagtgtgattattgatgctGATGCAATGTTCTCTGAGGAAATCAGCTACTTTGGCTACCCCTCTTTTAGACGCTCCTCGCTGTCACGCCTGGGATCCTCCAGAG TTCTCCTTCTTCCCTTAGAGCGCGACTCTGAGCTGTTGCGCGAGCGCGAGTCCGTGTTGAGGTTGCGCGAGCGCCGGTGGCTGGATGGGGCCACGTTCGACGCGGAGCGAGGCTCCACCAGCCGCGAGGGCGAGCCCAGCTTGGACAAGAAGAACATTCCGGTCCAGAGCCCTGTCTCCTTGGGAGAGGAGCTCCAGTGGTGGCCTGACAAG GATGGTGTGAAGTTTGTGAGCATCGGTGCCATGTTTTCAGAGTTGGTGGCTGTCAGTTCCAAAGGAGAGCTGTATCAGTGGAAGTGGAGCGACCCTGAACCCTACAGGAATGCTCAG AGTTCTTCCGTTCACCACCCGCGGGTGTCTTTCCTGGGCTTGGCCAATGAGAAGATCACCCTATTGTCTGCCAATAGCATCAGAGCCACTGTAGCCACAGAAACCAACAAG gtggCAACCTGGGTGGACGACACACTGAGCACAGTGGCTTCTAAGCTGGAGCACAGTGCTCAGGCATTCCCTGAGCTGCAGGGGGAACGTATGGTGTCGCTGCACTGCTGCGCGCTCTACACATGTGCTCAGTTGGAGAGTAGCCTCTACTGGTG GTGTAGCGGGAGTGTTCATCAAAGTCACACGCAAAACAATAG GGGTGTTGTGCCTTTTAGTCAACGGAAGAAGATGCTTGAAAAGGCCAGAGCCAAGAACAAAAAGCCTAAGTCCAGCGCTGGCATCTCCTCGATACCAAACATCACCGTGGGAACACAG GTGTGCTTGAGGAATAACCCCCTCTACCACGCCGGCGCCGTGGCCTTCTCTGTCAATGCTGGGATTCCCAAAGTGGGCGTCCTGTTGGAGTCCGTCTGGAACATGAACGACAGTTGCCGGTTCCAGCTGCGCTCACCAGAGAGCCTCAAGAACATGGAGAAGACCACGAAGACCCAGGAAATCAA GACGGAGACCAAGCCAGAGCTGGTGAAGACTGAGATgggtcctcctccctccccggcATCTACCTGCAGTGATACCTCCTCCATAGCTAGCAGTGCCTCGCTGCCCTACA AGCGAAGGCGTTCCACCCCAGCTcccaaagaggaggagaaggtgaacGAGGAGCAGTGGCCGCTCAGAGAGGTGGTGTTTGTGGAGGACGTTAAAAATGTTCCTGTGGGAAAG GTACTTAAAGTGGATGGCGCGTATGTAGCTGTGAAGTTTCCAGGGACATCCAGTAGCATGAATAACCAGACCACTGCTGCTCCCACCGACTCTGACCCATCATCCCTGTTGCAGGACTGCAGGCTCTTGAGAATAGATGAGCTACAG gTGGTCAAAACTGGTGGGACTCCTAAAGTTCCCGATTGTTTTCAGCGCACACCTAAAAAGCTTTGTATCCCAGAAAAAGCTGAGATTCTGGCTGTGAATGTTGACTCCAAAG GAGTTCACGCAGTGCTAAAAACCGGTAACTGGGTGAGGTACTGTATCTTTGACCTGGCCACAGGCAAAGCCGAACAGGAGAATAATTTCCCCACCAGCAACTTGGCCTTCCTGGGCCAGAGTGAGCGCAATGTTGCCATTTTTACTGCAGGACAG GAATCTCCCATCATCCTTCGAGATGGAAACGGTACAATCTACCCTATGGCTAAAGATTGCATGGGTGGAATTCGAGATCCTGATTGGTTGGACCTGCCTCCTATAAACAGCCTGGGAATGGGAGTGCACTCTCTTGCCAACCTCCCCTCTAACTctacaattaaaaagaaagctgctattattattatggctGTCGAG AAACAGACTCTGATGCAGCACGTTCTGCGTTGTGACTACGAGGCGTGCCGGCTGTACCTGGTGAACCTTGAGCAGGCTTTCCTGTTGGATCAGGGCGGCCAGACCCTCCGAGCCCTTTTGGATCATCGCTGCGATGGGAACCGCAACATCCTTCACGCGGCCGTCTCTGTGTGCTTCCCTGTTAGCAACAAGGAGaccaaagaggaggaag AAGCTGAAAGGTCGGAGAGAAACACATTTGCAGAGCGTCTATCTGCTGTGGAGGCAATTGCCAACGCCATCTCCGTGGTCTCAAGCAACAGTTCTGGGAATCGGACGGGCTCTTCCAGCAGCAGAGG ACTTCGGCTGAGGGAGATGATGCGGAGGTCTCTGAGAGCTGCAGGTCTCGGTCGTCACGAGTCCGGCCCGTCATCCAGCGACCACCAAGACCCCGTTTCTCCGCCCATTGCCCCACCAAGTTGGGTCCCTGACCCTCCACCCATGGATCCTG ACGGTGACATTGACTTCATTCTAGCCCCAGCTGTGGGTTCACTCACCACCGCCTCCACTGGGACGAGCCAGGGACCCAGCACCTCCACCATCCCAG GGCCGTCCACCGAGCCATCAGTGGTTGAATCTAAAGACAGGAAGGCCAATGCCCACCTGATCCTGAAGCTGATGTGTGACAGTGTTGTTCTGAGGCCACACCTACGGGAGCTACTCTCTGCAAA GGATGCCCGTGGAATGACCCCCTTCATGCTGGCAGTCAGCGGAAGAGCTTACCCGGCAGCCATCACTGTACTGGAGGCTGCTCAGAAAATGTCCAAGG TGGGTGACCCGGGCATTGCAGAGAAGGAAGATGCAGATACTGTGTTCACGGAAATGATTTGCCCCTTGGGTACCAACCCTGATGATTCGCCCCTCTATGTTCTCTGCTGCAACGACACCTGCAGTTTCACTTGGACCGGAGCTGAGCACATTAACCAG GACATCTTTGAGTGCCGGACCTGCGGTCTGCTCGAgtccctctgctgctgcactgAGTGTGCAAGGGTGTGTCACAAAGGACATGACTGCAA GCTGAAGAGGACCTCTCCCACAGCATACTGTGACTGTTGggagaaatgtaaatgtaagacGCTGATCGCCGGCCAGAAGGCCGCCCGTCTGGATCTGCTGTACAGGTTACTCACAACCACCAACCTCGTCACAACACCCAACAGCAG GGGAGAGCATATATTGTTGTTCCTGGTGCAGACTGTTGCCAGGCAGAGTGTTGAGCACTGTCAGTACAGACCACCACGCATCAGAGAGGACAGGAATCGCAAGGCTACAAACGCAGAGG aCTCTGACATGCCAGACCACGATCTAGAACCTCCTCGCTTTGCTCAGCTGGCTCTGGAGAGGGTCCTGCAGGACTGGAATGCACTGAAGTCTATGATCATGTTTGGCTCCCAGGAGAATAAAGACCC ACTTAGTGCCAGCAGCAGAATTGCCCACCTCCTGCCTGAAGAGCAGGTCTACCTGAACCAGCAGAGTGGCACCATTCGCCTGGACTGTTTCACCCACTGCCTCATTGTCAAGTGTGCTCCTGACATCACT TTTATAGACACCTTGCTAGGTACACTAGTAAAGGAGCTGCAGAACAAGTACACTCCTGGCCGGAGAGAAGAGGCAGTCACTGTGACCAGGAGGTTCCTGCGCTCTGTCGCCCGGGTGTTTGTCATCCTCAGCGTGGAGATGGCGTCATCCAAGAAGAAAAA cAACTTCATCCCTCAGCCTATTGGAAAATGTCGGCGTGTTTTCCAAGCACTACATCCCTACGCTGTGGAGGAGCTGTGTAATGTAGCAGAGTCGCTGATTGTGCCTGTGCGAATGGGTATCGCGAGGCCGACTGCTCCGTTCACTTTGGCCAGCACCAGCATAGACGCCGTTCAGGGCAGCGAGGAGCTCTTCTCTGTGGAACCGCTGCCTCCAAGGCCTTCTCCTGACCAGTCCAGCAG CTCCAGTCAGACCGCTGCCTCTTATATCATCAGGAACCCCCAGCCTCGGCGCAGCAGCCAGTCTCAGCCTACCAGAGGAAGAGACGAAGAGCAGGATGACATTGTGTCAGCAGATGTGGAAGAG gttgAAGTTGTAGAAGGAGTAGCCGGTGAGGAAGACCATCATGATGACCAAGAGGAACAGGGAGAGGAAAATGCAGAAGCAGAAGGCCAGCATGACGAGCACGACGAAGATG GAAGCGACATGGAGCTGGATCTTCTGGCAGCGGCTGAAACGGAGAGCGACAGCGAAAGCAACCACAGCAATCAAGATAATGCCAGCGGCCGCAGGAGTGTCGTCACGGCAGCCACAGCTGGCTCAGAAGCAG GCAGTAGGGTGTCCTTGGCATTTCCTATTTTTG GCGCCAGCAGTGTTCCGGCCTTCTTTTCAGAAGATGACTCCCAGTCCAATGACTCCAGCGACtcggacagcagcagcagtcagagCGACGACGTCGACCAGGAGACGTTCCTGTTGGATGAGCCGCTGGAAAGGACAACTACCGCCTCTCATGCCAACAGTGCGGCCCAGGCTCCCCGCTCCATGCAGTGGGCTGTTAGAAACACCCCCAGCCAGAGGGCCACAGGGAGCGCTCCCTCCAGCACGTCAACACCTGCTG cgaGCTCTACAGGCCTCATCTACATCGACCCAACTAACCTGCGTCGCTCTAGTGCCATCAGTTCCAGtgcggcggctgcggcggcaGCCCTTGAGGCCAGCAACTCGAGCAGCTATCTGACATCTGCCAGCAGCCTGGCCCGGGCCTACAGCATCGTCATAAGGCAGATCTCGGACCTCATGAGTCTAATTCCCAAGTACAACCAACAGGTCTACACACAATACCCTGCTGCTGTGAAGCTCACCTACCAGGATGCTGTGAACCTGCAA AACTATGTCGAAGAGAAGCTGATTCCAACCTGGAACTGGATGGTGTCGATCATGGACTCCACCGAGGCTCAGTTGCGATACGGCTCTGCTCTGTCATCGGCTGGAGACCCGGGTCACCCGAGTCACCCGCTCCACGCATCTCAGCACTCTGCTCGCAGGGAGCGTATAACAGCCCGGGAGGAGGCCAGCCTGCGCACCCTTGAGGGacgaag GAGAGCGGCTACCTTGCTGACGGCTCGTCAGGGCATGATGTCGGCGCGGGGCGACTTCCTGAACTACGCGTTGTCCCTCATGCGTTCCCACAACGATGAGCACTCCGATGTGCTGCCCGTGCTGGACGTGTGCTCCCTGAAACACGTGGCCTACGTTTTCCAGGCTCTTATCTACTGGATTAAAGCCATGAACCAGCAGACCACGCTAGACACCCCCCAGATGGACAGGAAGAG GAATCGAGAGATTTTGGAGCTGGGTTTGGACAATGAGGATTCTGAACATGAGAACGACGATGACACCAATCAGA GTTCAACTCTCCAGGACAAGGATGAGGATCCAGTCCCAGCTGAGACGGGTCAGAACCACCCCTTCTTCCGTCGCTCTGACTCCATGACCTTCCTGGGCTGCATCCCACCCAACCCTTTCGATGTTCCCCTGGCTGAGGCCATCCCACTGGCAGACCAGCCTCATCTCCTACAG CCTAATGCCAGGAAGGAGGATCTGTTCGGTCGGCCCTCTCAGGGCTTGTACTCGTCCTCCTACATGGCTACCAAAGGCCTGGCTGACTCAAGCATGGACAGGAACTGCCTGGAGGTAAACATGGGCTCCTCTCTACCCTCCCCCTCTCAG ATCCTGCCCACAAAGATGTCTTACTCAGCCAACCTGAAGAATGTTATGAGTATGGAAACCGGCCAGCGGAGCACTGGGAACGATTCACTGGCCGAGCAGGCGCTCGAGGCTTCAAAACCGGGCCCTTCACCCCATGACCTCGCTGCCCAGCTGAAAAGCAGCCTACTTGCTGAGATTGGCCTCACTGAAAGTGATGGACCCCCCCTCTCAACATTCAG ACCTCACTGTAGTTTCATGGGGATGATGATATCACATGACATGCTGCTCGGCCGCTGGCGTCTGTCACTGGAGCTGTTTGGTCGCGTGTTCATGGAGGACGTCGGAGCCGAACCCGGAtcg ATCCTCACAGAACTAGGTGGCTTTGAGGTAAAGGAATCCAAGTTCCGTCGGGAGATGGAGAAGCTGAGGAACCTGCAGTCCCGTGACCTGGCCCTGGAGGTGGACCGCGATCGGGACCAGCTGATACAGCAGACCATGCGTCAGCTCAACACCCACTTTGGCAGGCGCTGCGCAACCACACCCATGGCTGTGCACAGAGTGAAGGTCACCTTCAAAGATGAGCCGGGGGAAGGCAGCGGTGTGGCCCGCagcttctacacggccatcgcCTTGGCCCTCCTCTCTAACGACAAGCTGCCCAATCTGGACTGTGTTCAGAGTGTCAGCAAGGGCATGCAGGCCAGCAGTACGTGTCATCACGATTACAATTCAA ATCTGATGCAGCGCTTAAGAAACAGAGACCGGGAAAGGGAGCGGAGAAGCGGGGGGCTTCGAGCGGGATCTCGTCGAGACAGAGACAG AGACTCGAGGAGGCAGCTGTCCATAGACACTCGGCCTTTCAGGCCCTCGTCTGAGGGAAACCCCAGTGATGAGCCTGACCCCCTGCCTGCACACAGACAGGCCCTGGGTGAAAGGCTCTACCCACGCGTTCACGCCATGCAACCA gcgTTTGCCAGTAAAATCACTGGCATGTTGCTGGAGCTGTCCCccgcccagctgctgctgctgctcgctaGTGAGGACTCTCTCCGAGCCAGGGTGGAGGAGGCCATGGAGCTTCTCATTGCACATGGAAG GGAAAATGGAGCCGACAGCATATTGGACTTGGGTCTTTTGGAGGCTCCAGAGAAAGCACAA CAGCAGGAAAACCGTAAGCGTCATGGTTCAACGCGCAGTGTGGTTGACATGGAGCTGGATGACCCAGACGATGGGGACGACAACGCCCCTCTCTTCTACCAGCCTGGCAAAAGAGGTTTTTACTCCCCTCGGCCCGGGAAGAACACGGAAGCCCGGTTGAACTGCTTCCGTAACATTGGCAG AATATTGGGCTTATGTCTGCTTCAAAATGAACTCTGTCCAATCACATTGAACAGACATGTCATCAAAGTGCTGCTTGGGAGGAAG GTGAACTGGCATGACTTTGCATTCTTTGACCCGGTCATGTATGAGAGCCTGCGGCAGCTGATCCGCCATTCTCAGGCCGGCGAAGCAGATGCAGTGTTTGCTGCTATGGACCTCGCCTTTGCCATTGACCTCTGCAAAGAGGAAGGAGCTGGACAG GTGGAGCTTCTGTCCGGTGGGGTCAACATGCCAGTGACCCCTCTGAACGTGTACGAGTACGTGAGGAAGTATGCCGAGCACAGAATGCTGGTTGTGGCCGAGCAGCCTCTTCAT GCAATGAGGAAGGGTTTGCTGGATGTACTTCCCAAAAACGCCCTGGAGGACCTGACTGCAGAGGACTTCCGGCTGCTGGTAAACGGCTGTGGAGAAGTCAATGTCCAGATGCTCATTAGCTTCACCTCCTTCAATGATGAATCTG GGGAAAATGCAGACAAACTACTGCAGTTTAAACGCTGGTTTTGGTCCATAGTGGAAAAGATGAGCATGACTGAGAGGCAAGATTTG GTATACTTCTGGACCTCCAGCCCGTCCCTGCCAGCCAGCGAGGAGGGCTTCCAGCCAATGCCCTCCATCACCATCCGGCCTCCAGACGACCAGCACCTCCCCACAGCCAACACCTGCATCTCACGTCTCTACGTGCCACTATATTCTTCAAAACAGATACTCAAACAGAAACTCCTGCTAGCCATTAAGACCAAAAACTTTGGTTTTGTGTAG